The following is a genomic window from Vitis vinifera cultivar Pinot Noir 40024 chromosome 6, ASM3070453v1.
ACATTATAGTTTTTGTGTCTGTGGTCTTCTCAAAATTCTGGATGTTATTTTGATGTCTAATTGGTTGTTTACAAAatggtaaaagaaaagaaaatttggttTAGATCAGGGCCTGACACCACAAGTCACAGTTCTAtctaattacataaaaaaatttgatttttgatacTCTCCTTTGATGCAAGGGAAAATGCACGTAAGCATGTTTTCATACACTCTCAGTTGGTTccagaatttaaaaaaatgtcctATGGATATTCTTAATCCTTTTCCAAATTTTTGGGAGACATTTCCAGAAATGGAAAAAGGAAATGACttcacaaaaaaattatttccatgctttttaaaaatcaaaaatcaaaaatcaaaacaaacattataaatgaaaaacattATTTGGAGAGTTAAGATGGTTTTTTTCATggtcatagttttaaaaggtgcaACATGCACCTAAGGCGCAAAAGTATCCTATAGCTTTGGCACAAGGCACAACACAAAGCGCCCCTAAGTGAAGTAAAACCTAACCTAGTATGCATAtcgattttataaaatatgatccaaaacccaatccggtcaataaaaaatttaagattttaaacatttaaaagaagcattcaacaaaaaaagtaataaaatcatataaattttaatatacaattagaaatttcaacaataaaagtgtttaaaaatataaagtaaagTAGACGATGCATGCCTCTTCAACAAGGCGCTATAGCTAGGGAGTGGTTGTGCCTTGAGCCTAGGTGTGCTTTAAGtgcgccttttaaaactatgttcATGGTAAACTGTAGAAAGAATcctaaaaaacaagtaaaagttgaaaatgaaaaacttaGAACTTCATACTCATTTATGTCTGATTTTGCATAACAAGCTATGCAtctatctttttctttcatctatCATGAATAAACTGAAGTAAGGTAAGGTTTATGTTGTTATTATCATTGTCATAATTTGGGGTAAATATCAGGTGCATGGAGGCCAAGAAAGTTCTTGCAGAAGGAAGACTAGCAAGTATTTTCAAAAGCCTAAAGATgagaaggaaatggaagaactCCCAGCTAAAAGAAAGACCCAGAAGGGTACTAAGGAATCATTGAACCCCCCACCTTCCAAAAAAATTCGCCGAGTTgtcgatgatgatgatgatgactttgTCTTGCATAAAAGTGATGATGAGAAAGTTGATAAAGATACAGAACCTCCTATTAAATCTGGTGGAAGGGGTCGTGGTGGAAGAGGTGCATTGGTAACACCAGCTGGTGGAAGAGGCAGAGGTGGTGGACGCGGTGGATTTATGAATTTTGGAGAAAGGAAGGATCCTCCACACAAAGGAGAAAAGGTATAAATCAGTTGGTAACATCTGGATTACTTAAATAAAATGATCTTTCTTCTCGTTATGTTGACATTGAAACTCATCTTGTTTGTCAGGAAGTCCCTGAAGGTGCTTCTGATTGTTTGGCTGGTTTGACATTTGTAATTAGTGGAACCCTTGACAGGTATTTTTCTTCTCACTATAGGGTCTCTGTTCTCTTGCTTATTATGCCAGGAGTTACATATGAAAATTTCATGGCTAGTATGTTATTCTTCTTGGTTCTTTTGATCACATCTTGCTGTCAAGATTACGTTTAAGTGATCATTGAGATTATTTTCTCAAGTGCCATGAGGCCGGTGTAAACTTTTTTAGGTTGCCAACTTATTTAGCATTGTATTTTATTAATTACCAGATGTCAGCTTGGtagtttattttgaattttggtcATCCTTCCAGTTTGGAAAGGGAAGAAGCAGAGGATCTGATCAAGCGCCATGGTGGTCGTGTTACTGGATCTGTTAGCAAAAAAACAGTCTGTTCCTACCTCAATGTTGTCGTTGCTTGGGTTCCACATAATACTTTCGTCATCTGATTGACATTGTTTTTATTTGcagaattttcttttatgtgatgaagatattgggGGCAATAAGTCTGCTAAGGCCAAAGAGCTGGGGTTTGTCTTTTTTCAGAGTCTTCTAAATTCTTGTTTCTTATTTCTCTTAAATTatatcttataaaatatttcctcAAATAGCACTGCCTTTCTTACCGAGGATGGACTGTTTGATATGATCTGTGCATCAAATCATGCAAAAGCACCTGCACGAGGGGAACCAAAAAAGTCTTTGGATAAGGTTGTGTTGGCAACACCAAAGAAAAGTCCTCAGAAAGTGGAAAAGAAAGGTATGCCCCATATAACACCATATTTTGttgtttcattttcaaattatgtCTTAgagatattgttttttttttttatttttttattttttattgttgtttttttaatatgttggtGGTTTTGTTTATGCGTTTGTTATTCAGGGTTTCATTTATGTGGGTGCATTCATGGGTATGTGCATGCTGAAGTATGGATCACCCCACAATGATTAGGATATGATTCATTGGCTCTCTACAAATTTTTGCAAATGCACACTAGCTAGCAAAAACCCAAACCCACTTATTGTGTACTTACTCCACTTTTGAGTATAGATCAACCCACAATGATGAGGATGTGATTCATTGGCTCTACACAATTTTTGCAAATGCAGTACCAGCCAGAAAAATCCTACACGTGCGTCATGGGTGCTTCACCACTTTTGAACATTCCCTTCATTATAATGATACTTCTGAAAAAATGCTAatgctttttcatttttctaaagtTTCTAAATCTTTTAGGATGGCACAACCATCCAAACTTCGAATTTTGGTTGCTAAGATAATCCATATCAATGCCCCCACTTGTGGTGATCCAATGTCTTCAACGtgcattaatttttaattttttttttattcctaatgTAATCAGCTCCATTGCCcttcaaaaatttcttttgaactGTGTTTTGGTTGTTTCAGTGGATCAAGTGGTCAACTCTTCAGGAAAACGCACAGTTTTGGCAGCTACCACTCCTAAGCATATATATCAAACTATTGGACATGCTTCATTGACATGGACTGAAAAATATAAGCCAAAGGTTCCAAATGACATCATTGGGAATCAGTCACTGGTATGTTGTTAATCCTCATATTTTGCACCTTGCAGACCCAGTTAAACTTTTGTCCTTTTGCATATATGATATAGAGAAATGTTGTATGCAACCTTTGCTGGGTAATAATATGCAGGTTAAACAGCTTCATGAATGGTTGGCACATTGGAATGAGCAATTTCTTCATACTGGCACtaagggaaaagggaaaaaacagAATGATTCTGGTGCTAAAAAAGCTGTACTGTTAAGTGGAACACCTGGTATAGGAAAGACTACATCAGCAAAGTTGGTTAGTCAGATGCTGGGTTTCCAGGCAATTGAGGTGGCAAACTAATTGATTTTAAGCATAAAAGCATTTGGATGAATGATTGCCTAATTTTATCTCCTAATACCATGATCTTACACTAACTATTTTATCATCCTATTAATGTCATTCAGGTAAATGCCAGTGATAATCGTGGAAAGGCTAATGCCAAAATTGATAAAGGAATTGGTGGAAGCAATGCAAATTCTATAAAGGAACTCGTCAGTAATGAAGCTTTGGGTGCTCACATGGATAGGTTGGTCTGGCTTTCAGAAAATTTCTTAATCAAATGCATTAAAATGTATTTGTCCTTTTTTCCCTGAAATTAATTGTAGATTGTGATTTTCAGGTCAAAGCATCCAAAGACTGTGCTGATTATGGATGAGGTTGATGGGATGTCTGCTGGAGATAGAGGGGGAGTGGCTGATCTTATTGCTAGCATcaagatttccaaaattcccatCATCTGCATCTGTAATGATCGCTACAGTCAGAAACTAAAAAGTCTAGTGAACTACTGTTTGCTTCTCAGCTTCCGAAAACCTACAAAACAACAGGTGTcttttttgtaatatatatatatatatatatatatatatatatttttcaaatatcaatTCTAAATTGTAGTTTCCTTTGGTGCTTATAACCATATTCTTGAATGTGTATTCAATTCAGTTTCTTGCTGCAAAGCTTCTTTCTTATGGTCTCTTGGGCTCATGCTATAACCTGGTTCTTAGTCTACATGGTAATGTTTGGAGGACTAAAGTTTTGATGAGAGGTGTTAGGTGAAAAGCAATTTGTTCTAGGATTTCCTTTGAGGGTTGGAGATCAAATAGGAACTAGAAAATGTGCTGAGTTTCAATCCAAATCTAGCTCTTTCTATATAAGTCATGACAATTTGTTTGTAGATGACAATCACTGAAATTGCTTTTAATAGAAATGAGCCTGCTATTAGCTGAGCAATTTAATATTGTGGAGCTCTCAAACACACGCTCAATTAACTTCCTTGAAAAGCTTTTCCTACCAATTGTTCATCTTTTTGGGGATAACTATGAAAGGGGCTTTCTCAAGAGATGTCTGATCTAGTGAATAGTATTGTTTTTGGTATCTtccctttttagttttttaaatgcTTTAATGCATTTTCTCGATATCCTAGCCTCCATAAGTCCTTTTAAACTATCGGTTCTTTTGTATGAgctaaagagaaaaatattgtCTTTGTCTTTTCCATGCATAGTAATTTCAGAGTTCACAATCCTATTTATTTACAGCACTTACTATATAGAATTTTATGCCCACTGGGAATTTAGCATAAGGATTGACTTAAAAAATAGGAACtgctatatttaaaaattgtaggagataatttcaaaaatctctACTAATCTGCTGCTCCTATTCTGTTGCACCAGTCGCCTCATTACTGCACCAACCTGCCAACATGTTTCTAAGTGCAAATTCCTCTTTTggtattgttttgttttttcaggGAGCATTTTGGATAGTCATATTTTGGTGTTATTGCTTGATCCTTAATTGCAAAAAACTTATACATCTGGGGAGGAAGCATGAAGCTCCCTCTCCTGAGCATGGATTATACAATTGTTTGGACATAGATCATGCACCTTCCCCTGAGCTTAGATTATATTGTTGGTTGGACATAGATTATTGGTTGCCTTAAGAATCAAGGTTCCTTTAATGGTAGAGCTACTCCTCTTATCCATATAGGCTTTGTCAGCCCATGGTTTGATCAAAGTTCTGAATTTTAATTGCAAGTGTTTAGCCTAGTTTATTATGTTTGATATGTGCGTTTTTCTCCCTTAGTTTGTTATCTGTGCATGTGCATgtgaatgtatatatatatatatatatatatatatatatatatatatatatgcatgcatgCTTGCTGCATGCCTCAATCTTTTACACCTAGGACCAGCACTCCTTTTATCAATCTTCTGATATGTGGACAAGTACTCTCCTTATCCTTCCCAACTTTGTGATTCTGTGGTATGATCAATGTTTTGAAATTTGGTCACTAGTTTTtagttctttgcttagtttattttgatcatttggtGAAATTTGGGCATTCTGTTAAACTGGTGAGCAGGTTGGTTTTTCATTGGCCTCTGAAATTGGTACAgagttcatttatttttatggaaaaaataaatcctTACCGTTGAAAATCTTTAATACTATGCAAGATTAATGCAAATTATGGAATAACTAACATTAGATTTTGGTATATTATAGATGGCAAAGAGGTTATTGCAAGTTGCAAATGCAGAAGGCCTTCAAGTCAATGAGGTATATTCACTATTAAATGCTGTAGCTTTAACATTTTTGGTTAGATGCTTGTACATGTTGCTTCTACTTAGATTGCATGTCTCTTTCTTATTAGATTATATATCCTttggaaatgatataattccatttcttttccttccttggcttttttttttttttttaaatgctctAATCCTCATTTACAATGAATTATAAAAGTTGGAATCTTCAGCAAAATGATTAGGTTTGACGAGAAGATCTCGGTGGGAAAGATCAAAGGCAAGGTGAGTGTTAAGGTGGTGGAAAGGAGTCATGGTTTTTTCCCCCTTGATTAGGTTTGATAAAATGACCTTGCTTTTTTGTTGGAAAGGGCAGAGGTTTGCTATGATGACATCAATCGGAAGCTCTAGGGGTAGATTGGAGGGAAGGAGGAAGGGATTTCGTGTTGGAAATGCGAAGCAATAGCAGGGAGGTTCTTGCAGTATTATATTGTTTCAGTGGAAGAAAAGAGATTCACTCAGATTTTTCCAAAAGGGAGAGGATTTCCAAGGGTATCTCCTATTCAAAGGGTGGAAGGTGTTGGCTAAGAAGTTGAGAAGCTTAGGGGTATCTCCTATTCAAAGGGTAGAGTTGGTGACTCAATCTGTTAGTCTACAAGGGTGAGAGGGTGGGGAGGATGTACCTAAAAAGGGTTTTTCTTTTGCAGAATGGTGAACAAGGGCAAGAGTGAGGTGGTGGAAACAGTGTGGTTTAGATGGGAATGGAGGAAATCTACAAATACATGGAAAGCCTTGAAAATCCAATCCCATCTCTTATTTTGAATATATGATTACTTGAGTGATGATTCAACAAAGAAAGTATTGATTGATTTATCTAACAATTATTCttgatctttcatttcaaaggttgattataccatgttttaattgaatttaaaattttgtggaaATTCAAAAGTTGGTCGGAAAATTTATAAGATTGGTCTCATGAAATGAAATCTCTGCACGTGATATTATTAGTTTTTGGTGGCTTCCAACAATAATGGGAAAGAATACAAAAACATCTAGTCATGaatgtaatatttatatattttttttaaagtagaacttctaaaaaaataatattttcctaattttcatattaaactctattttaacaaaataaacataatttttttttattaagcttAAAAAGAGAGTTTTGGACTTTCCAAGAGTCCATCTAGATAATGTCACATGGAGTTTGCTTTAAAGCTTTtactttgatttaaaaaaattaataaaaagatcatctatgaggaagaaaaagagaaagaaaataagttttaatATATGGGTTGGTCTCTCAGATAAGATTTCAGACCTAGTTTCGCTAAAATCATGGGTAGTGTTCCATTAGCGCTTGAAGGGGAACATTCATTTGGTGTTGCTGGGTGGTTCCcttgttttgtttaatttaaaaaagttgatGCTGAGAAGGTGCTAGGTTTGAGAAAATATGAGGTGAGGTTTCTGCATCTGGAGAGATGGTCTCTAAAAGAAGGTTGCTTTAGGCATGGTGCTTGCGCTAAAAAAGTTTGGGTTTGTAAGGTTGCTTATCCACTTTGGGGACGCTTGTGGGGGATTTATGGCTGTGGACGAAGACACAACTCTTCCTTACAATTTGTAGGGGGTTAAGATCATGGTGAAATCCCATGGGACAAGGGATCCAGATACCTTTCATGCATGTGGTGGTGGGGGTTTTGAGTTTCTCCATTCTGTTTTGGTGGAAAATTTTGTTGTGGGTGATTTTGGTTGAACCTAAGAGCAATTGCAGAGGGTGGGAAGACTAATAATTAGTGGGGTCTCCACATGCTAGAAGGAGAGTGGGAATTGCTGACGAGTCTCTTGAAAAGGAGGAGATTACGTTGTGGATTTGGGGCTATAGCCTCTTGTAGGTTAGGGGCTAGGCCTGGCTTTTCGAGAGCAAGTAGGTGGGGAGTGGGCCAACTTATGTGCGAAGCAAGGAAATGATTGCACAGGAGGACCTTATGGATCTTGGCATCATCCCTTTTAAGAGAATGGGTAAGGAAGACCTGAAGGAGTTGGGTTCATTAGCCTGCCTTTTTTTCCATGTGAGGCTTAAGACAACTTGTTGGGCTTTAATATTTGTGCTAGAGGCATTTAGAAGATGAAGACCCCTTCAATGGATCAACCTGGTCTGGTTACTTAAAGCCACTTGTTGTTCATCTGTTTCCCAACTTAAAGTGGGTTGGGCTTCAGTTGATTTGAGCAAGCCTAATGCCTCTCTTAAAGGGAAAGAGAAGGTGGGCTAAAGTAACTGTATTTAGATCTCTCCTTTTGGTGGAGAGAGTGGAGCAAGTGAGCACTATGATGCTCTCACCGATGTTCCTTGTGCGGGCACAATTTCAAGGCTTAAAGGGTTCGGTATCTGGAGCAATGAAGCCCTTCTAGCCGAAGTTGCTTGTTACAAAGGTATGTCTTGCTCTTGTGGTGCCTCATCAAGGGGCGAACATCCTCTTTCttcgttttcttctcttttggaGATTAAGCCCGTAGATTTTGGTAATGGGTCATTGTGCTAGTTATTTGATGATGTTATTAGGTGGGAAATTTGCATCAGCCAAAGCAAGGTCTTCCACTGTTCTCATGGGAGTTGAAAATTGGCCGTTGATGATGGTGCTTTAATATGACATATTTGAGTGTTACCAGAAAATGTGTTGAGGGGATGACCGAGTAAGGAGGCCGTGGAGAAGCCAGGGGAGATGGATGGTCCGAAGAGTCTCTAAGTAGTTGGCCAATGGAGGAAATTTACCCATCCAAATGTCTGTTTTGCAAACTGACGGCTTTTAATAGTTTCATTAGGATGCCAATGGAGGGCTTTGAGAAGGAGGTAATTTCCCTTTTAAGTGAGATGGAGGCTGAGATTGGGTGTAGTGCTTTGTCTCTGGAGATTTGCTTTTGAGTGTTGGTGTGAGGGAGGTGAGGAATGCTATggggtggggttgtggaaagctATTAGAAACATTCAGGAAGTTTTTAGAAGTAGAACTTACCTAGTTGTGGGTAATAgctgaaaaataaaattctggAAAGACAAATGGTGCAGTGAAAGTTCTTTTGAAGAGTCTTTGTTGGTGCTATTTTCTTTAGCCATTAATAAAGACTCTTGGATAGAAGAAATGTGGGAATAGGTTAGGGAGGAGGGGGGTTGGTGGAGTCCGTGCTTTCATAGATAGTTCCACGATTGGGAATTAGGAGTAGATTTTCTTTGATGACTGCGATCAATTTCAGTTAGAAGAGATTACGAGGCTAGATTGGGTTAGAAGGAAACCAAGACTAGCAAGTTCTTAGTTAAATCCTTCTATTTTTCCGTGGCTTAGAGAAGAAGTGAACCTTTCCCTGCAAGCATAGCATGGAACCTGTGGGTGCTAAACAGGGTGATTTTATTTACTTGGGAAGCTATTTGGGAAGGAATTTTAACTCTTGATCAGCTTAGAGGGAGGGGTTGGATATTCCACCTAGATGCTACATGTGTAAGGGGGATGAAGAGTCCAACCACCACTTGCTTTTCCATTGTCCCAAAGCGGTAACCCTATGGTATTTGGTTTTCTCTTTGTTTGGATGGCTTGGGTGACGTATTCTTCTGTTAGAGGCATTCTTCAAAGTTGGTATTGTTCTTTTGTaggaaagaagaggaagaaggctTGGAGGGCCGCTCCTTTGTGCCTGTTTTGGAGGTTATGGGGGGGACAAAATAGGAGATCTTTTGAAGGAGTTGAATAGTCAGATCAAgcaatcaaattttcatttatgcGTATCTTTTTAGAGTGGTCTGTAGTGTACATATATGATTATTCTATGTCTATGATAGACTTTGTGGATTGGTTGAGCATGAAGTAAGGAGAGGGAGATTGTTTTGtgttctttcttcttcctttttgtttgtttgtttttggcTCTAACTGCATATATTGTGTGTACCTTGTTTTGCCTAATGAGACaatataatgcatgaaataCAAATGGTCTTCATAGACTTCAGTATGCCCTCTAATTTCTCACTTTTGTTCCCTCTTAAAGTTGATTGTGGccatttttttagcatttttgttAATCTATTATGTTTTTGGAATTTGTGATGTTGGGAAAATCGTGTACTTTTCTATATAGGTGTTCTGTCTACTGTATGTTCTTTTAGGAGTTTTAAATAGACAATTTTCTCATTATCCATCCATTTCATATCTCTGTGTTCTTACACAGAGGCACTCATTTATTTTGAATGGTGTGCAAGGTGAGCTCTTCTGGTTGTCCCTTTTTTCAATCATGACCAGTAACCATCCTCTGAGTTTGCTATCTGTTATCCATAGATTGCCCTTGAGGAACTTGCAGAAAGAGTTAATGGAGATATGCGCATGGCACTAAACCAGTTGCAGTACATGAGCCTCTCCATGTCAGTCATTAAATATGATGATGTAAGGCAGCGGCTTCTGAGCAGTGCAAAAGATGAAGATATTTCACCATTTGTGGCTGTTGATAAGTACGAATAATTTCACTGCTGTTTCGACACAATGCTGTTCCATATTTCTTTACATGCTTTATGCTTTCTCATAGAATACCACTGATGGTATTTGTTTGCTTGACAGTATGCTTTCTCATAGAGTACCAGTGGATGGTATTTGATTGCTTGACAGTATGCTTTCTCATAGAGTACCAGTGTATGGTATTTGATTGCTTGACAGATTTTACTTTGTTACAATAAGAGTTTCCTTCATTACAGTAATTATCAATTATGTTAATTGAACCAAAACTTCAGCCACTATAGGGGTGAGTGGAGCCCtttaaagtttattcatgatcaggaaggaaaggaaagaaagaatcAGTTGTGCTATTCAACTGTATTTTGGTAATTCTGCAGTTTTGGGATGTCTAAATTCAAAGTTCTggtgattatttatttaatcctaTTTAGAATTTGCAAAGCCCATTTCTTTGCTGGAATTTCTTAtcataagatatatatatataaatactgaAATCTATAAAATCTAACCCTTATGATGGTATACATTTTTGTGATTGTATAGTATACAGCTTAATGTAACCGATTTTGTATCAGTCTGTAgcttatttctttaatataaagTGAAAGCTTATGTGATAGGACTCTcatctttaataaatttgaatatcCTCAGGATTTTAAAGTTTCTAATTATACCTAAAGGATATGTTCTAAATACCTTATCTTTCTGCTTGTAGGCTGTTTGGTTTTAATGGGGGAAAGCTGAGAATGGATGAGCGGATTGACCTCAGCATGAGTGACCCTGATCTAGTTCCACTTCTTATTCAGGTTCTTTCCCAGCTTGTGCAAAAATATGTTAGGTTGGCATCACTTAAATTCagcaaagaaatttaaaacccTGCAGTTTGatcattgtttatttatttatttacatctATTTTTAGTTTGTATTTGGGGTGGGATGCAGGGTCGTTTATTTTATACTGCTGTTCCCTCCCCcacccctctttttttttcaatttcaaaatctaGCAAGAAATGATTTTGCTACAGTTTAAATTGTTCTGCTATGTTGTTAGACTTGACCAGCATTATCCTGTTCAGTGATTTTGGCCAGATGTCACACTTTGTCTTTatcattaaataattgaaaatataaatagttaTGTCTGTAAATGCTTTTGAGGTGGTTGTCATGAAGTACCACTTTAGAACCTCAAAGATGGAGTTTACCAACTTCACTGccccctcttttttttcttgtaggctTTAGGCAATATGATCTTTAAGAAAGTTGCATGCTGATTCTAGCTGCTTAGTAATAATCTGGAGCTTgaattgttcttttttcttaattcattAGTGCATGTGTGTGTATTAATTTGTAAGGGAAAAAACGATTTCTTTATGCCCTTGTGTTCTTTTTCTGCCTTTAAATATTCACTCTTTTCCAAATTCATTGCCAAGTTCATGTCTGATGTCCATGATTCACATCTGGACTGATGTTTTGCCACTGTAAGCAAGGATTAAAATTTCCCTGAAAATCGGAGAAAATTTGGGCTGAAAAAACAGGTTTCTGTGAGACCTGAAACAGAAAGTGGTATATAGACAGTCATCAACAATTTTCCCCAAAAGAGCGCCAATTTCTGATTTTTGTGGCGATTTTCTCAGCATCGGTGATATTTTGCCAATTTATCCCTGATTTTTCTGGATATGTTGGTGATCCATTGCTGATTTTTCTCAAAGCTTGGCCCCTTcacaattgtttttaaatttaatagtGTAAGGTGGGGGCCAAACCTGAGCCTCCTAATAAGTCTAGGGTTTTACCACCAAGCCACTTTTTATTTGTGTATTATTAATGGACATAAACTATATACATTTAGTTTATCTCCATTAAAACTTaccttgaaaataaaatattaaaaataaaaatttaataaaaaaaaatcttaattatattatttttaaattccattaaaTTGTGTGATAATTTgttaacaagttttttttttaatatcttttatatagTAAAGCATAAAGTTTTAAACaaacttaaaaacattttaaacaaaaaaataagcatatgtatatcatcattttttttatatccttaaacACATCCATACTAAATagatcattattttaatattaaatatgttttttaagttttcatATTGTTGTCTGatcatatatatgtatgtatatatgtgtGCATGTATGTACTGTtttcttaaaaggaaaaaaacctcAATGTATGTTATTGcttgttttatcatttcttagaatttttttgcCCAATATTTCTatgagttttgattaatttccaactaaatgaaacaatttttcAGAATTTCTGTCTgatattttcataatatctAACTACTGATATTTTGCAAATtcctgatattttcatccttgactGTAAGTTGctttaattctttagtttcttTTGCATAattcttcatgattttaggaatGCTTAATGTGTATGAATCTAGACATAGAACATGTCTTAATGTGGCTTTCCAGTTCTGACACCTGGTAAATTTTTTAGACACTA
Proteins encoded in this region:
- the LOC100249625 gene encoding replication factor C subunit 1, which encodes MAASKSDIRKWFMKKHDNDNGNPLKPAKPEPKASQSGKPSPATVQQEKPVHGGQESSCRRKTSKYFQKPKDEKEMEELPAKRKTQKGTKESLNPPPSKKIRRVVDDDDDDFVLHKSDDEKVDKDTEPPIKSGGRGRGGRGALVTPAGGRGRGGGRGGFMNFGERKDPPHKGEKEVPEGASDCLAGLTFVISGTLDSLEREEAEDLIKRHGGRVTGSVSKKTNFLLCDEDIGGNKSAKAKELGTAFLTEDGLFDMICASNHAKAPARGEPKKSLDKVVLATPKKSPQKVEKKVDQVVNSSGKRTVLAATTPKHIYQTIGHASLTWTEKYKPKVPNDIIGNQSLVKQLHEWLAHWNEQFLHTGTKGKGKKQNDSGAKKAVLLSGTPGIGKTTSAKLVSQMLGFQAIEVNASDNRGKANAKIDKGIGGSNANSIKELVSNEALGAHMDRSKHPKTVLIMDEVDGMSAGDRGGVADLIASIKISKIPIICICNDRYSQKLKSLVNYCLLLSFRKPTKQQMAKRLLQVANAEGLQVNEIALEELAERVNGDMRMALNQLQYMSLSMSVIKYDDVRQRLLSSAKDEDISPFVAVDKLFGFNGGKLRMDERIDLSMSDPDLVPLLIQENYINYRPTLAGKDDNGVKRMSLLARAAESIGDGDIINVQIRRYRQWQLSQAGSFASCITPAALLHGQRETLEQGERNFNRFGGWLGKNSTMGKNKRLLEDLHVHLLASRESNSGRGTLRIDYLTLILKRLTDPLRMLPKDDAVQKVVEFMDLYSISQEDFDTIVELSKFQGHPSPLEGIQPAVKSALTKAYNKGSSSRLVRAADLITLPGIKKAPKKRIAAILEPVDDELARENGDALAESEEENSSDTDDMDTANGDKKLPVDLQNLNSKGIKVELDLKGAGSSSAKKTPAGRGRGGGSASTEKKGGRGSGAAGAKRKR